One Diceros bicornis minor isolate mBicDic1 chromosome 26, mDicBic1.mat.cur, whole genome shotgun sequence DNA segment encodes these proteins:
- the CLEC19A gene encoding C-type lectin domain family 19 member A: MQGWGLWAAAALTLLSAQAFPQTDISISPAVPELSQASLCPLFWMEFQGHCYRFVPLNKTWAEADFYCSEFSIGRKSAKLASIHSWEENVFVYDLVNSCVPGIPEDIWIGLHDRRQEGQFEWTDGSSHDYSYWDGSQPDNGVHADPEEEDCVQIWYRPTSALRSWNDNACSRKFPFVCKITSLTVG; this comes from the exons ATgcaggggtgggggctgtgggCCGCGGCCGCCCTGACCCTCCTCTCTGCACAGGCCTTTCCACAAACGGACATCAGTATCAGCCCAG CCGTGCCTGAGCTGTCCCAGGCTTCCCTGTGCCCACTCTTCTGGATGGAGTTCCAAGGCCACTGCTATAGATTTGTTCCTCTCAATAAGACTTGGGCCGAGGCTGACTTCTACTGTTCTGAGTTCTCCATCGGCAGGAAGTCCGCCAAACTGGCCTCCATCCACAG CTGGGAGGAGAATGTCTTTGTGTATGACCTCGTGAACAGCTGTGTTCCCGGGATCCCAGAGGACATCTGGATAGGGCTTCATGATCGTAGACAG gaagGGCAGTTTGAATGGACCGACGGCTCCTCCCATGACTACAGCTACTGGGATGGGAGCCAGCCCGACAACGGCGTCCACGCGGACCCAGAAGAGGAGGACTGCGTGCAGATATGGTACCGGCCCACCAGCG CTCTGAGGTCATGGAATGACAACGCCTGCAGCCGAAAGTTCCCCTTTGTCTGCAAGATCACCTCTCTGACCGTTGGCTGA